A stretch of Amycolatopsis balhimycina FH 1894 DNA encodes these proteins:
- a CDS encoding tyrosine-type recombinase/integrase: MTFETRKQASDWLAEKRTEIIRDDWVDPDLGKVPFMAYASTWVAERKLSDTTRERYEGIVRNHFAPAFGDSTVAGIKEATVRRWRSDLLARKVGEPTVAKAYRLLRAIYNTAVEEDRIVKRNPCRIKGAGEDNSAERPVLTIRQVYAVADAMQPRYRMLILLATFASPRFGELAALRRRDVDLERREIRVLRSQAELRGGTKWKGPKSEAGKRRIAIPKAIVGELREHIARYAEPGADGLVFIGPQGGRLRRHNFRRLWVKAKKAAQIPDDVHFHDLRHSGNELAAESGATTRELMARMGHSTTRAALRYQRARRERDHSIADAMNRNIESARRRPQGKRARKRGRRRGEGHAGGTAGNTAA; this comes from the coding sequence GTGACGTTCGAGACACGCAAGCAGGCGTCCGACTGGTTGGCCGAGAAGCGCACCGAGATCATCCGCGACGACTGGGTCGATCCGGACCTGGGGAAGGTGCCGTTCATGGCCTATGCCTCGACGTGGGTTGCCGAACGGAAGCTCAGCGACACCACACGGGAGCGTTACGAAGGCATTGTGCGCAACCACTTCGCGCCTGCCTTTGGTGATTCGACCGTGGCGGGCATCAAGGAGGCGACTGTCCGCCGGTGGCGCAGCGACTTGCTGGCGCGGAAGGTTGGCGAGCCGACCGTCGCGAAGGCGTACCGGCTGCTGCGGGCGATCTACAACACCGCGGTCGAAGAGGACCGGATTGTGAAGCGGAACCCCTGCCGGATCAAGGGAGCCGGCGAGGACAACTCGGCAGAACGTCCGGTGCTGACGATTCGCCAGGTGTACGCGGTCGCCGACGCGATGCAGCCGCGGTATCGGATGCTCATCCTGCTGGCCACGTTCGCGTCGCCGCGGTTCGGCGAGCTGGCCGCGCTCCGGCGTCGAGACGTCGACCTCGAACGCCGCGAGATCCGCGTCTTGCGCTCGCAAGCCGAACTGCGAGGTGGCACGAAGTGGAAAGGCCCGAAGAGCGAAGCCGGGAAGCGCCGGATCGCCATTCCGAAGGCGATCGTCGGCGAGCTGCGCGAGCACATCGCGCGGTACGCCGAACCCGGCGCAGACGGCCTGGTGTTCATCGGCCCACAGGGCGGCCGGCTACGCCGACACAACTTCCGCCGGTTGTGGGTGAAGGCGAAGAAGGCTGCGCAGATCCCAGACGATGTGCACTTTCACGACCTCCGCCACAGCGGGAACGAACTGGCCGCTGAAAGTGGCGCGACGACGCGTGAGCTGATGGCCCGGATGGGTCACTCGACCACGCGGGCCGCGCTGCGCTACCAGCGTGCACGCCGCGAGCGTGACCACTCGATCGCCGACGCGATGAACCGCAACATCGAGTCGGCGCGCAGGCGCCCGCAGGGCAAACGCGCCCGAAAGCGTGGTCGTCGGCGAGGTGAGGGGCATGCAGGAGGCACGGCGGGCAACACGGCCGCCTGA
- a CDS encoding helix-turn-helix domain-containing protein, with the protein MTPDIGGQSHDALRRPHPLARKVLNAMGSARTGERYLNVEQVAEMLGTTVRFPRRLIEERRIEFVKLGRHVRIAESVLAEFIASNTVSPRTTAFKGAA; encoded by the coding sequence GTGACGCCCGACATTGGAGGACAGAGCCATGACGCGTTGCGCCGCCCGCATCCACTTGCACGAAAGGTCCTCAACGCCATGGGTTCCGCGCGCACTGGTGAGCGCTACCTCAACGTCGAACAGGTCGCCGAAATGCTCGGGACCACTGTTCGGTTCCCGCGTCGCTTGATCGAAGAACGGCGCATCGAGTTCGTCAAGCTCGGACGCCACGTGCGCATCGCGGAAAGCGTGCTGGCCGAGTTCATCGCTTCAAACACCGTTTCACCTCGAACGACTGCTTTCAAGGGGGCTGCCTGA
- a CDS encoding AAA family ATPase, with product MTTPRPLAAVPTPPARRTRWTDAELMREEFPLPKWAVPGLLAEGLNLLAGAPKLGKSWLSLGLGADIANGDQVLGSIEVERGPVFYCALEDTGRRLQRRRRQMLAAGGRAAPLLTLETACPTMTNGGDAVLVEWLEENPHARLVIIDTYEKMRGSDAPGMSAYAGDYAAAGRFKQLADHYSVPFLLIHHVRKQGAEDWQNLVSGTNGLTGAVDATLVLERGRGQADGVLHVTGRDVEEADYAMTFDATAGRWTKLDGPAADHLVGDTRAQILRLLREHGPLTPKAIAEALDGNPGSIRQTCKRMGDAGQLARTVDGIYSAPGASDSGTTPIQSHLSPVSPQVADQHKPE from the coding sequence ATGACCACACCCCGGCCGCTGGCCGCCGTGCCGACACCGCCCGCCCGCCGCACCCGGTGGACCGATGCGGAGCTGATGCGAGAGGAGTTCCCACTGCCGAAGTGGGCCGTCCCAGGCCTACTGGCGGAAGGGCTGAACCTGCTGGCCGGCGCGCCAAAGCTGGGCAAGTCATGGCTCTCCCTCGGGCTGGGAGCCGACATCGCGAACGGTGATCAGGTGTTGGGCTCGATCGAGGTGGAGCGCGGCCCGGTCTTCTACTGCGCGTTGGAGGACACGGGCCGTCGGTTGCAGCGCCGGCGGCGGCAGATGCTCGCCGCCGGCGGGCGGGCCGCACCGCTGCTCACCCTCGAAACCGCCTGCCCCACCATGACCAACGGCGGAGACGCCGTGCTCGTGGAGTGGCTGGAGGAGAACCCACACGCCCGGCTGGTCATCATCGACACCTACGAGAAGATGCGTGGCTCCGACGCCCCGGGCATGTCCGCCTACGCCGGCGACTACGCCGCGGCCGGCCGGTTCAAGCAGCTGGCCGACCACTACAGCGTCCCGTTCCTGCTCATTCACCACGTCCGCAAGCAAGGCGCGGAGGACTGGCAGAACCTCGTCTCCGGCACCAACGGGCTCACCGGCGCGGTGGACGCCACACTCGTGCTGGAGCGCGGCCGCGGGCAGGCGGACGGCGTGTTGCACGTGACCGGCCGCGACGTCGAAGAAGCCGACTACGCCATGACCTTCGACGCCACCGCCGGCAGGTGGACCAAGCTCGACGGCCCGGCCGCCGATCACCTGGTCGGCGACACCCGCGCGCAGATCCTGCGCCTGTTGCGCGAGCACGGGCCGCTCACGCCGAAAGCGATCGCCGAAGCGCTCGACGGCAACCCGGGCAGCATCCGCCAGACCTGCAAGCGCATGGGCGACGCCGGCCAACTGGCGCGCACGGTGGACGGCATCTACAGCGCGCCCGGCGCGAGTGACAGCGGCACCACGCCCATCCAGTCACACCTGTCACCGGTGTCACCCCAGGTCGCTGACCAGCACAAACCCGAGTGA
- a CDS encoding bifunctional DNA primase/polymerase → MDSTTMTAALNAAARGWHVFPLRPGSKRPAGHAEDGCPGTGRCAGGHRTWEQRATTDPGKIRAAWTHAPYGIGIAAGPSGLCVLDLDTTKSGEEVPARWAAVGARCGEDVLAVLADEACEELPGDTLTVRTPSGGLHLYYRVPAGVVLRNTSGERGQGLGWKVDTRAWGGYVVGPGTLTRAGRYAYVWDGPVAELPVWLIERLTPAPLPAAPVRPIRPASTRRSRYLDVAVRAEAGKVADAKTNRNATLYAAAVALGQLVEGDALTEDEVRAALMTAAGRHIGTRQFTEREAERTITSGLRAGAKRPRHVA, encoded by the coding sequence ATGGACAGCACGACGATGACGGCCGCGCTGAACGCGGCCGCCCGCGGGTGGCACGTCTTCCCGCTCCGGCCCGGCAGCAAGCGCCCGGCCGGGCACGCCGAAGACGGCTGCCCCGGCACCGGGCGGTGCGCCGGCGGACACCGCACGTGGGAGCAGCGCGCCACTACCGACCCGGGCAAGATCCGGGCCGCGTGGACGCACGCCCCGTACGGGATCGGCATCGCGGCCGGACCGTCCGGGCTGTGCGTGCTCGACCTCGACACGACCAAGTCCGGCGAGGAGGTGCCGGCGCGGTGGGCCGCGGTCGGCGCGCGGTGCGGGGAAGACGTGCTTGCCGTCCTCGCCGACGAAGCGTGCGAGGAGCTGCCCGGCGACACGCTCACCGTCCGGACACCGTCGGGTGGGCTGCACCTGTACTACCGCGTCCCGGCCGGCGTGGTGCTACGCAACACCAGCGGCGAGCGGGGGCAAGGGCTCGGGTGGAAGGTCGACACCCGCGCGTGGGGCGGCTACGTCGTCGGCCCCGGCACGCTCACCCGCGCCGGCCGCTACGCCTACGTGTGGGACGGGCCGGTGGCGGAGCTGCCCGTCTGGTTGATCGAGCGGCTTACCCCGGCACCGCTGCCGGCCGCGCCGGTGCGGCCGATCCGCCCGGCCAGTACCCGGCGCTCGCGCTACCTCGACGTCGCGGTACGCGCGGAGGCCGGGAAGGTCGCCGACGCCAAGACCAACCGCAACGCCACCCTCTACGCCGCCGCCGTCGCCCTGGGGCAGCTGGTCGAAGGCGACGCGCTCACCGAAGACGAGGTGCGCGCGGCGCTGATGACCGCCGCCGGCCGCCACATCGGGACGCGACAGTTCACCGAACGCGAGGCCGAACGCACGATCACGTCCGGTCTGCGCGCCGGCGCGAAGCGCCCGCGGCACGTCGCCTGA
- a CDS encoding GntR family transcriptional regulator → MASLNPDDPRAPFLQVAGGLRAAILSGEYAPGAQLPTYQELADSWGVAVNTAKSAVAHLREEGLVVIRHGKGSFVRTQPAEGDSVARPEASGDERVWQAIAEIRKRLGEIERKLGEN, encoded by the coding sequence ATGGCATCTCTGAACCCGGACGACCCGCGTGCGCCGTTCTTGCAAGTAGCCGGCGGTCTCCGGGCCGCGATCCTGTCGGGGGAGTACGCCCCAGGAGCGCAGTTGCCGACCTACCAGGAACTGGCCGATTCCTGGGGAGTCGCGGTGAACACGGCCAAGAGCGCCGTCGCCCACCTCAGGGAAGAAGGCCTGGTGGTGATCCGGCACGGCAAGGGCTCGTTCGTGCGCACCCAGCCGGCCGAAGGTGACTCCGTGGCTCGCCCCGAGGCCTCGGGGGACGAGCGGGTCTGGCAGGCCATTGCCGAGATCCGGAAGCGTCTCGGCGAGATCGAGAGGAAGCTGGGGGAGAACTAG
- a CDS encoding phosphotransferase enzyme family protein, which yields MTTTKAFTSERTQAVFEAACAFAELEAAGAKRVRFGENAIYRLVDGSAVVRVGRSIPAATKEVLVAGWLAEHAFPAATSLSGREQPFVEDGLPVTFWNCLEEDNTPITPAEFGKLLHDLHALPHPTDFRLPAFSPMPKVEPRLQALKGKLPEADLDFLRDRYEELSEKFQDLEFPLPAGPVHGDAHLGNVMRTPDGTLNLIDFEDFAYGPREWDAAVLSVRHQAFGWASEAEYDSYTAAYGFDPIDWPGFPVLRATRELNMTMWLSQTIDESAEVKAEVEKRIADLRDDQAPRHWKVF from the coding sequence ATGACCACGACGAAGGCCTTCACGTCAGAGCGGACACAAGCTGTGTTCGAGGCAGCATGCGCCTTCGCCGAGCTGGAAGCGGCCGGCGCGAAGCGAGTCCGGTTCGGTGAGAACGCGATCTATCGCCTGGTTGACGGCTCCGCAGTAGTCCGCGTTGGCCGGTCGATCCCGGCGGCGACGAAGGAAGTGCTCGTCGCCGGCTGGCTCGCCGAGCACGCGTTCCCCGCTGCGACCTCGCTGAGCGGAAGGGAACAACCGTTCGTTGAGGACGGGCTGCCCGTCACGTTCTGGAACTGCCTCGAAGAGGACAACACGCCGATCACCCCGGCGGAGTTCGGGAAGTTGCTCCACGACCTGCACGCTCTCCCCCACCCAACGGACTTCCGTCTGCCGGCCTTCTCCCCGATGCCGAAGGTCGAACCGCGCCTGCAAGCCTTGAAGGGCAAGCTCCCCGAGGCGGACCTCGACTTCCTGCGCGACCGGTACGAGGAACTCTCCGAGAAGTTCCAAGACCTTGAATTCCCGCTGCCCGCCGGCCCGGTGCACGGCGACGCCCACCTCGGGAACGTCATGCGTACCCCGGACGGGACGCTGAACCTGATCGACTTCGAGGACTTCGCCTACGGACCGCGCGAGTGGGACGCGGCCGTACTGTCCGTCCGCCACCAGGCGTTCGGCTGGGCCTCCGAAGCCGAGTACGACTCGTACACCGCGGCCTACGGGTTCGATCCGATCGACTGGCCAGGCTTCCCCGTGCTCAGGGCAACACGAGAGCTGAACATGACCATGTGGCTCTCGCAGACCATCGACGAGTCCGCCGAGGTCAAAGCCGAGGTCGAGAAGCGGATCGCCGACCTACGCGACGACCAGGCGCCCCGACACTGGAAGGTTTTTTGA
- a CDS encoding Scr1 family TA system antitoxin-like transcriptional regulator, which yields MREQLISLARRAHEHDFIDHAGRSEDLLRAAYEQRSTHVFEWSPSLIPEALQTVGYASALQETGLLDIDACDMRSLARTVQQLTLSNKTGPRYTFLIGEAATHPDACLPGEVRDQSDAVAAMTRHPRVSVRLVPVKDCPPGLVEPFTLYEDRAGAFAVAVRHHQGAVFLTHGVALAIYKKTAQLLRRRAADGAWP from the coding sequence GTGCGTGAACAGCTCATCAGCCTTGCCCGCCGCGCTCATGAACACGACTTCATCGACCACGCCGGGCGCAGCGAGGACCTCTTGCGCGCGGCTTACGAACAGCGATCGACGCACGTGTTCGAGTGGTCGCCATCGTTGATTCCGGAGGCGCTGCAAACCGTCGGCTACGCCAGTGCCTTGCAGGAGACGGGCTTGCTCGACATCGACGCCTGCGACATGCGATCTCTCGCCCGAACAGTGCAGCAGCTCACTTTGTCGAACAAGACGGGGCCGCGATACACGTTCTTGATCGGCGAGGCCGCCACACATCCCGATGCCTGCTTGCCGGGAGAGGTCCGCGACCAGTCCGACGCGGTGGCCGCAATGACACGGCACCCGCGTGTGTCCGTCCGCCTCGTCCCGGTTAAGGACTGTCCGCCCGGCCTCGTTGAGCCGTTCACCTTGTACGAGGACCGCGCCGGCGCCTTCGCGGTCGCGGTGCGGCATCACCAGGGCGCTGTGTTCCTCACTCACGGAGTTGCCTTAGCGATCTACAAGAAGACCGCCCAGTTGCTACGACGCCGCGCCGCGGACGGTGCGTGGCCCTGA